A region from the Arthrobacter roseus genome encodes:
- a CDS encoding transporter, protein MVAELVRLKLALLRNSLKRNVWQMIGLILGGVYGLGILGLILFGLITLGFADPELAHTILVLTGSLVILGWMIIPLVASGVDMTLDPARFVTFAVPMNTLIAGLTAAGLVGIPGVVTLIASLGTSAVWWRNPASLATALVCAVVAVLTCVVFSRLVTTATTSLSASRRFKDVSGIVAFIPLILLGPIITASMAGIRNVQDLLPALAETMSWTPLGAVWSVPGDVALGHGGQAALKFLIAVMTLALALWLWKILLAKALVTPVHQSVNRRAAGKLGFFGFFPGTPAGAVAARSLTYWFRDPRYGASLIVIPLLPVILWFSASQSGSLALLNILGPVTAFLLAWSISADISYDNTAFSQHVSTGVSGVADRIGRAVACGLVALPICVLFVVGTAWVNNGWAQLPALAGLTLGTLLSGLGLSSVISARFTYNVPVPGDSPFKTPPGSGMQMFVVQMGGWLVLGVLISPELVLAILAFTTGQGIFAWLTLAVGVILGSVFLIAGIRLGGRWFDNRTPELLSAVSKNR, encoded by the coding sequence ATGGTTGCGGAACTCGTAAGGCTGAAACTTGCGCTCCTCAGAAATTCACTGAAGCGCAATGTCTGGCAGATGATCGGATTGATCCTTGGCGGAGTTTACGGGTTGGGGATTCTTGGGCTGATTCTCTTTGGGCTGATCACTCTGGGATTTGCAGATCCCGAACTGGCGCACACCATTCTCGTCTTGACGGGATCACTGGTCATTCTGGGATGGATGATCATCCCACTGGTCGCATCGGGTGTGGATATGACTCTGGATCCGGCTCGTTTTGTCACGTTCGCGGTACCCATGAATACGTTGATAGCAGGGCTGACAGCAGCCGGACTGGTCGGTATTCCCGGTGTTGTAACGCTCATTGCCTCGCTCGGAACTTCCGCTGTCTGGTGGCGCAATCCGGCATCGTTGGCTACGGCTCTGGTTTGTGCGGTGGTGGCGGTGTTGACGTGCGTTGTGTTCTCGCGCCTGGTCACCACCGCGACCACATCGCTGTCCGCTTCGCGCAGATTCAAGGACGTGAGCGGGATTGTTGCCTTCATCCCGCTGATTCTGCTCGGACCCATCATTACCGCGTCTATGGCTGGCATCCGTAACGTTCAGGATCTCCTTCCGGCACTGGCTGAAACCATGTCATGGACGCCACTGGGCGCGGTCTGGTCAGTTCCTGGCGACGTGGCGCTGGGGCATGGCGGTCAAGCAGCGCTCAAATTCCTCATCGCGGTCATGACGCTGGCTCTTGCGCTGTGGCTATGGAAGATACTGCTCGCCAAGGCACTTGTGACTCCTGTACACCAATCGGTTAACCGACGGGCAGCGGGCAAGCTTGGTTTTTTCGGTTTCTTTCCCGGTACCCCGGCAGGGGCAGTGGCGGCACGATCCCTGACGTACTGGTTCCGGGACCCGCGATATGGGGCATCTTTGATTGTTATTCCCCTTCTTCCGGTGATTCTCTGGTTTTCGGCTAGCCAGAGCGGCAGCCTGGCCCTGTTGAACATTCTTGGCCCCGTGACCGCGTTTCTTCTGGCCTGGTCCATTTCGGCGGACATTTCCTATGACAACACAGCTTTTTCTCAACATGTATCCACCGGTGTCAGCGGAGTGGCAGACCGGATCGGCCGTGCCGTAGCCTGTGGCCTCGTCGCTCTCCCGATCTGCGTGTTGTTCGTTGTGGGCACGGCCTGGGTCAACAATGGGTGGGCTCAGTTGCCTGCGCTGGCAGGGCTGACCCTTGGAACACTGTTGTCGGGGCTCGGTCTGTCTTCCGTCATATCGGCGCGCTTCACCTACAACGTTCCCGTGCCCGGGGATAGTCCGTTTAAAACTCCTCCGGGGTCCGGAATGCAAATGTTCGTGGTGCAGATGGGCGGCTGGCTGGTCCTGGGTGTCCTTATCTCCCCGGAGCTGGTTCTGGCCATTCTGGCGTTCACCACCGGACAGGGAATTTTTGCTTGGCTTACGTTGGCGGTGGGTGTGATTTTGGGCTCTGTGTTCCTGATTGCAGGAATCCGGTTGGGTGGACGCTGGTTTGACAACCGGACACCGGAACTGTTGTCCGCTGTCTCGAAGAACCGGTGA
- a CDS encoding ABC transporter ATP-binding protein, with product MSDFTYIHPPAPHGTPALSLRGLVKRFGDKQAVNNISLDVPSGSFYGLVGPNGAGKTTTLSMATGLLRPDSGQACVHGVDVWVHPLKAKKLMGILPDGVRLFDRLSGEQLVTYSGLLRGMDRETVKERVADLLRALDLLEDAGTLVVDYSAGMTKKIALAAALIHAPRLLVLDEPFESVDPISAANIRDILNGYVRSGGTVIVSSHVMDLVQRMCDHVAVISSGAVLAAGTVGEVRGTSSLEDRFVELVGGRSASEGLEWLRNS from the coding sequence ATGAGCGATTTTACGTATATACATCCACCCGCGCCACATGGCACGCCTGCGCTGTCGTTGCGTGGACTGGTCAAACGGTTTGGGGATAAGCAGGCCGTGAACAACATCAGCCTTGATGTGCCGTCGGGGTCCTTCTATGGGCTCGTTGGTCCCAACGGGGCAGGTAAAACCACCACGCTGTCCATGGCTACCGGCCTACTGCGCCCAGATTCAGGCCAGGCTTGCGTTCACGGAGTGGATGTCTGGGTACATCCGCTGAAAGCCAAGAAGCTGATGGGGATCTTGCCCGACGGGGTGCGTCTGTTCGACCGCCTGAGCGGGGAGCAACTTGTGACGTACTCCGGTCTGCTCCGTGGTATGGACAGGGAAACTGTCAAGGAGCGAGTAGCCGACCTTTTGCGCGCCCTTGATCTCTTGGAAGACGCCGGCACCCTTGTTGTGGATTATTCAGCGGGGATGACAAAGAAAATTGCTCTTGCCGCAGCGTTGATTCATGCCCCCAGGCTGCTGGTGCTTGATGAACCGTTTGAATCCGTGGACCCGATCTCGGCGGCAAATATCCGTGACATTCTGAACGGCTACGTCCGCTCGGGCGGAACGGTCATCGTTTCCAGCCACGTGATGGACCTGGTCCAGCGTATGTGTGATCATGTGGCGGTTATCTCGAGCGGCGCCGTGCTCGCTGCCGGGACCGTGGGCGAGGTGCGCGGCACTTCGAGTCTGGAAGACCGCTTCGTCGAGCTTGTTGGTGGGCGCAGCGCTTCGGAAGGGCTCGAATGGTTGCGGAACTCGTAA
- a CDS encoding tetratricopeptide repeat protein — translation MTPQQSQPIPEPSTMHLRGAVDLASLKKPAQSASASDPNQDAGFVMDVDEQGFPQLVQLSAEVPVVVELHADFSPDSVQLAPVLNKVVQSYQGRLVLARVDVEANPQIAQAFQAQGVPTVVAVLKGQPVPLFQGAVPEQQIRQFLDELLKVAGENGVTGTAGEGTGTDAVEDSPEPLPPLHQAAFDAIEAGDYSAAAEAYRKALAENPADAEARTGLTQVELLLRLQGRGAEDIRTAAADDPQGLQAQLDVADLDISGGHVEDAFNRLLTFIARSTGEERETARARLVELFDIVGAAEERVTAARGRLTRVLF, via the coding sequence ATGACTCCACAGCAATCACAGCCCATCCCCGAACCATCCACGATGCATCTGCGCGGTGCTGTTGACCTAGCGTCGCTGAAGAAGCCGGCGCAGTCTGCCTCGGCTTCCGATCCGAATCAGGACGCCGGATTCGTCATGGATGTCGATGAGCAGGGATTCCCTCAACTTGTTCAGCTCTCCGCCGAGGTCCCGGTGGTCGTTGAACTTCATGCGGATTTCAGCCCTGACTCGGTCCAATTGGCACCCGTCTTGAATAAGGTTGTGCAGTCCTATCAAGGAAGACTTGTGCTGGCCCGCGTGGATGTGGAGGCGAATCCGCAGATCGCGCAGGCGTTTCAGGCTCAAGGGGTTCCCACAGTTGTCGCAGTACTCAAGGGCCAGCCCGTTCCGCTGTTCCAGGGCGCTGTTCCAGAGCAGCAGATCCGTCAGTTCCTTGACGAGCTGCTTAAAGTTGCCGGCGAGAACGGCGTGACGGGAACCGCAGGCGAAGGCACCGGAACGGACGCGGTAGAGGACTCCCCAGAACCGCTTCCACCCCTCCACCAGGCAGCTTTCGACGCGATCGAGGCGGGAGACTACTCTGCAGCAGCCGAAGCCTACCGCAAGGCCTTGGCAGAGAACCCCGCTGATGCTGAAGCTAGAACAGGCCTTACCCAGGTTGAGTTACTGCTCCGGCTGCAGGGCAGGGGCGCAGAGGACATCAGGACCGCGGCGGCTGACGATCCACAGGGCCTCCAGGCTCAACTCGATGTAGCCGACCTCGACATCTCTGGCGGACATGTGGAGGACGCGTTTAATCGACTTCTGACATTCATTGCTCGCAGCACGGGTGAGGAACGGGAGACTGCGCGCGCCAGGCTTGTGGAGCTCTTCGATATCGTTGGTGCTGCCGAGGAACGTGTTACGGCGGCACGTGGCCGATTGACTCGCGTATTGTTCTGA
- a CDS encoding AI-2E family transporter: protein MDPGRIPSSPEMKNPVRHPIHFGFMASVGVGLALLLFFILTNVGQLLVWISAALFIALGLDPVVRWLEKKGVPRPGGIAASLLILVGIITAFFATLIPTIVNQTTQLIENGPGYVQDFLNSEFFRSVDEQFQVRDRVAEEANKVFADSGVIGGIFGGVLGVGSVIVNSLFGTLIVLVLTLYFLASLPAMKKWAYKLAPRSKRRRVEILSETITSSVGNYVIGQACVALLNATAAFIFMSIAHVPFSILLTFVVALLAFIPLIGAVIAAIVVTLVALTAGWQTTLLFVIPYLAYLQFEAYFVSPRIMHKAVSVPGAVAVIAVIAGGSLLGVLGALIAIPAAAAVMLLLEEIFIARQNRL, encoded by the coding sequence ATGGATCCAGGTAGGATCCCATCCTCACCGGAGATGAAAAACCCGGTCCGTCACCCAATCCACTTCGGTTTCATGGCCAGCGTAGGCGTAGGACTGGCACTGCTGCTGTTTTTCATCTTGACGAACGTGGGACAACTGCTGGTCTGGATCAGCGCTGCGCTGTTCATCGCCCTCGGGCTGGACCCGGTAGTTCGGTGGCTCGAAAAAAAGGGCGTTCCGCGACCCGGTGGTATCGCCGCATCGCTGCTCATACTGGTCGGTATCATCACGGCATTTTTTGCGACGTTGATTCCTACGATCGTCAACCAGACCACCCAACTGATAGAAAACGGTCCCGGGTATGTCCAGGACTTCTTGAACTCGGAGTTCTTCCGGAGCGTTGATGAACAGTTTCAGGTCCGGGACCGAGTCGCAGAAGAAGCCAACAAAGTATTCGCTGACTCCGGGGTGATCGGCGGAATATTCGGTGGAGTTCTGGGCGTGGGGAGCGTCATCGTCAACAGCCTGTTCGGCACACTGATCGTTCTGGTGTTGACGCTATATTTTCTAGCATCGCTTCCTGCCATGAAAAAATGGGCGTACAAGTTGGCGCCGCGAAGCAAACGGCGGCGGGTCGAGATACTATCCGAAACCATCACAAGCAGCGTGGGCAACTACGTCATCGGCCAGGCATGCGTTGCCCTCCTCAACGCCACGGCAGCCTTCATCTTCATGAGCATTGCCCATGTGCCATTTTCGATACTGCTGACATTCGTCGTCGCGTTGCTGGCCTTCATCCCACTCATTGGGGCCGTCATCGCGGCGATAGTCGTGACTCTCGTGGCCCTGACCGCCGGATGGCAAACCACCTTGTTGTTCGTCATCCCCTATCTGGCATACCTGCAATTTGAGGCATATTTCGTATCCCCACGGATCATGCACAAAGCGGTATCCGTGCCGGGAGCCGTTGCGGTCATTGCAGTTATTGCAGGGGGCAGTCTGCTGGGTGTGCTCGGTGCCCTGATAGCTATTCCAGCAGCCGCGGCAGTGATGCTGCTACTGGAAGAAATCTTCATCGCCAGGCAAAACAGGCTCTAG
- a CDS encoding alpha/beta hydrolase, which yields MTTSPHDLEFSATDGSQPIRASSVLPANRENVELRTADGLTLVGEYAEPLTGSPDAVLLTLHPLPTHGGFMDSHVFRKASYRLPALANIAVLRFNTRGTCSPRGCSEGKFGDGVTEQHDLEAALAWCVERGLDNIWLVGWSFGTELCLKYGAVEPAASAAQGAVLLSPPLHRAGEKDLVAWAASGKPLTVLVPEFDDYLQPEEAVQRFSAVPQARVIGVDSAKHLWVGEKYARRALNEITDAVLDNGGASTPLPESWNGQLAEAPAPKV from the coding sequence ATGACGACTTCACCCCACGACCTGGAGTTTTCCGCAACAGACGGCTCCCAGCCCATCCGCGCCTCCTCCGTGCTACCGGCCAACCGCGAGAACGTGGAATTGCGCACCGCGGATGGGCTGACGCTTGTGGGTGAGTACGCTGAACCGTTGACCGGTTCCCCGGATGCCGTACTTCTCACGCTCCACCCGTTGCCGACCCACGGTGGATTCATGGACTCACATGTCTTCCGCAAGGCTTCGTATCGGTTGCCGGCTCTGGCGAACATCGCAGTGCTGCGATTCAACACCCGCGGTACGTGCTCACCCCGTGGCTGCAGCGAGGGAAAGTTCGGGGACGGTGTCACTGAGCAGCATGATCTCGAGGCTGCTCTCGCGTGGTGCGTTGAGCGCGGACTGGACAACATCTGGCTTGTCGGATGGTCCTTCGGAACTGAACTCTGTCTGAAATATGGTGCGGTTGAACCGGCGGCGTCCGCTGCTCAGGGTGCGGTTCTGCTATCGCCGCCGTTGCATCGGGCGGGGGAGAAGGATCTGGTAGCGTGGGCTGCCTCCGGTAAGCCGCTGACGGTCCTTGTCCCGGAATTCGATGACTATCTGCAGCCGGAGGAGGCAGTCCAACGCTTCTCCGCAGTACCGCAGGCTCGCGTTATAGGAGTCGATTCGGCAAAGCACCTGTGGGTGGGCGAAAAATATGCTCGGCGTGCGCTGAATGAGATCACGGACGCCGTGCTGGACAACGGTGGTGCCTCCACTCCGCTTCCGGAGTCTTGGAATGGTCAATTGGCGGAGGCACCTGCCCCGAAGGTCTAG
- the nucS gene encoding endonuclease NucS gives MRIVIARCSVDYIGRLKAHLPLATRLLIVKADGSVLVHSDGGSYKPLNWMSPPARLSAAPPDDTDAKAGIIDVWTVQSAKSDDRLVIRIHEHIHETSHDLGVDPGLVKDGVEADLQRLLAEQIHTLGDGYTLVRREYMTAIGPVDILARDADGSTVAIELKRRGDIDGVEQLTRYLELLNRNPLLAPVRGVFAAQQIKPQARVLAADRGIDCLTLDYDAMRGVDNSESRLF, from the coding sequence GTGCGAATCGTCATTGCCCGCTGTTCCGTCGACTACATCGGACGGTTGAAGGCTCATCTGCCTCTTGCCACCAGGCTTCTCATCGTCAAGGCTGACGGCTCGGTCCTGGTGCACTCGGACGGCGGATCGTATAAGCCGCTCAATTGGATGAGTCCTCCGGCCCGCCTATCCGCAGCTCCACCGGATGATACTGATGCAAAAGCGGGCATTATCGATGTCTGGACAGTGCAGAGCGCAAAGAGCGACGATCGTCTGGTGATCCGCATTCATGAACATATCCACGAGACATCCCATGACCTTGGTGTTGACCCCGGCCTCGTGAAAGATGGCGTGGAAGCAGACCTCCAGCGGTTGCTAGCCGAACAGATCCACACTCTGGGCGACGGTTACACTCTGGTCCGGAGGGAGTACATGACTGCTATCGGCCCCGTGGACATACTGGCCCGGGACGCGGACGGTTCCACCGTCGCCATCGAACTCAAACGCCGCGGCGATATTGACGGTGTTGAACAGCTCACGCGTTATCTTGAACTGCTTAACCGCAACCCACTCCTGGCACCGGTCAGGGGCGTCTTCGCCGCGCAACAGATCAAGCCCCAGGCCCGTGTGCTCGCCGCAGACCGCGGCATCGACTGCCTGACCCTTGACTATGACGCCATGCGCGGCGTGGACAATTCAGAATCCCGACTTTTCTGA
- a CDS encoding N-acetylglucosamine-6-phosphate deacetylase, translated as MTTERADHEYLVGRIVSGAEIINDGLVAFVEDRIHYAGTREGFLHEVGTNPVASGWRQSDQSATDSLLLPGMVDLHCHGAAGFDFSDGNEVGNRTAAGHQHECGTTTLLASTMALPHGRLLRAFEALNTLVDEELVSGIHSEGPYLSPQRCGAQNPDFVREPNERELIELLHAAAGNLLTMTCAPELNNSAMLVDILTTHGVTPSLGHTNADASTTEASLQLISEEMASAGFDGHFGKPTVTHLFNAMPPMHHRDPGPIPVFLRTAAEGNAVVELIADGVHVDPEVIRTVFALLGPNAIALVSDSTAVTGLPDGEYLLGGAPVTIRGSTIELKRSHTLAGGAGFLLDVVRAAVAAGVELADAVSSATATPAEVMGLADEVGALRNGLRADCLVVNSDLDLVAVVRRGEWLRTKRC; from the coding sequence ATGACCACTGAGCGAGCGGACCACGAATACCTCGTCGGGCGGATCGTCTCCGGCGCAGAGATCATCAACGACGGCCTAGTGGCGTTTGTGGAGGACCGCATTCACTATGCCGGGACTCGCGAGGGATTTCTCCATGAAGTTGGCACGAATCCGGTGGCAAGCGGTTGGAGGCAATCCGATCAGAGCGCCACGGACTCTCTACTGCTTCCGGGCATGGTGGATCTTCATTGTCACGGGGCAGCTGGTTTTGATTTTAGTGACGGCAATGAGGTGGGCAATCGCACGGCCGCGGGCCACCAACACGAATGCGGAACCACCACTCTTCTCGCCAGCACCATGGCACTGCCTCACGGACGTTTACTTAGGGCGTTCGAAGCCCTGAATACGCTCGTCGACGAGGAACTGGTTTCAGGAATTCACTCCGAGGGGCCGTATCTGTCGCCACAACGGTGCGGTGCCCAGAACCCGGACTTCGTCCGAGAGCCCAACGAACGTGAACTTATAGAACTTCTGCACGCAGCGGCAGGAAACCTATTGACCATGACTTGTGCACCTGAGCTTAATAATTCGGCCATGCTCGTCGACATCTTGACAACCCATGGTGTTACGCCGTCGTTGGGTCACACCAACGCCGATGCCAGCACTACCGAGGCTTCCCTGCAGCTGATCAGCGAGGAAATGGCATCCGCAGGATTCGATGGGCACTTCGGAAAACCAACAGTCACGCACCTATTCAATGCCATGCCTCCCATGCATCACCGCGACCCCGGCCCAATCCCAGTTTTCTTGCGCACTGCGGCGGAGGGAAACGCCGTCGTTGAACTCATCGCTGACGGCGTCCACGTGGATCCGGAGGTCATCCGAACCGTTTTCGCCTTACTGGGACCGAACGCGATTGCACTGGTGAGCGACTCCACGGCGGTAACCGGTTTGCCCGACGGCGAGTACCTGCTCGGCGGGGCCCCCGTCACGATCCGTGGTTCCACCATCGAGCTTAAGCGGTCGCATACTTTGGCTGGTGGGGCAGGCTTTCTACTGGACGTCGTTCGGGCTGCCGTTGCTGCCGGCGTCGAGCTGGCAGACGCAGTCTCGAGTGCGACGGCGACGCCCGCCGAAGTCATGGGGCTGGCTGATGAGGTTGGTGCACTGCGTAACGGCCTGCGGGCAGATTGCCTCGTCGTGAATTCCGATCTGGACCTTGTAGCTGTTGTTCGCCGAGGAGAATGGCTGAGAACGAAACGCTGCTGA
- a CDS encoding DUF2550 domain-containing protein, which produces MNEIGYTFLVLAVVFVLLVLVLIAFGVRRIQLRRALGTFDASIYLPPDGWQMGVCRYGDNHLQWLRLMSLSPRPKYKFLRSSLELQGWRQPTEAEKPRIQPGAVVVCLHYEGKELLLVMKYEAYTGLSSWLEAGPVIGIGTWR; this is translated from the coding sequence TTGAATGAAATCGGCTATACGTTCCTCGTTCTGGCAGTAGTCTTTGTTCTGCTTGTTCTGGTTCTCATAGCCTTTGGAGTGCGTCGCATTCAACTGCGACGCGCTCTGGGTACTTTCGACGCCTCCATTTACCTTCCGCCTGACGGTTGGCAGATGGGGGTTTGTCGTTATGGGGACAATCATCTCCAGTGGCTGCGCTTGATGTCTCTGAGTCCCCGACCGAAGTACAAGTTTCTGCGTAGTTCACTGGAGCTGCAGGGGTGGCGGCAGCCCACAGAGGCAGAGAAGCCGAGAATTCAACCTGGTGCGGTGGTAGTTTGCCTTCACTATGAGGGGAAGGAACTGCTGCTCGTGATGAAGTACGAAGCCTATACAGGCCTATCTTCGTGGCTCGAGGCAGGTCCAGTAATCGGGATTGGCACCTGGCGCTGA
- a CDS encoding F0F1 ATP synthase subunit epsilon: protein MAELDVEIVAADHFVWSGPATLVRARTSDGEIGVMPGHSPILAVLAAGDLGIVPVEGARMTVSVDGGFFSVDGDRVVIVADNAKVTEGAPAASSAGTR, encoded by the coding sequence ATGGCTGAACTTGATGTTGAAATTGTTGCCGCTGACCATTTTGTCTGGTCTGGTCCAGCCACGCTGGTTCGCGCTCGGACCAGCGATGGTGAAATAGGCGTTATGCCTGGGCATTCGCCGATTCTGGCAGTCTTGGCTGCGGGAGATCTGGGGATTGTGCCTGTTGAAGGTGCACGAATGACGGTTTCCGTCGATGGGGGTTTCTTCTCTGTTGATGGCGATCGTGTAGTTATTGTCGCCGACAACGCGAAGGTAACCGAAGGCGCACCTGCCGCATCGAGCGCAGGAACTCGCTGA
- the atpD gene encoding F0F1 ATP synthase subunit beta, which produces MTATANEAGATSGPAPAAPGATGRIARVIGPVVDVEFPADAIPGMYHALTSEITLDGETHTVTFETSQHLGDNLVRAISLQATDGLVRGAVVQDTGAPISVPVGDVVKGHIFNVLGQPLDVEESALEITERWPIHRKAPAFDRLEGSTEMLETGIKSIDLLTPYIKGGKIGLFGGAGVGKTVLIQEMITRVARNFGGTSVFAGVGERTREGNDLWVEMEEANVLKDTALVFGQMDEPPGTRLRVALSALTMAEYFRDVQNQDVLLFIDNIFRFTQAGSEVSTLLGRMPSAVGYQPNLADEMGLLQERITSTRGHSITSMQAVYVPADDYTDPAPAATFAHLDATTELSREIASRGLYPAIDPLTSTSRILDPQYIGKDHYDTAVRVKQILQKNKELQDIIAILGVDELSEEDKIVVSRARRIQQFLSQNTYTAIQFTGVEGSTVPIKDTVESFKMICNGDVDHIAEQAFFNVGGMDDVERAWAKIQEQTR; this is translated from the coding sequence ATGACTGCCACAGCAAACGAAGCTGGAGCCACCAGCGGGCCTGCGCCCGCCGCGCCCGGCGCAACGGGCCGTATTGCCCGTGTTATCGGCCCGGTTGTTGACGTCGAATTCCCGGCGGACGCCATCCCAGGCATGTACCACGCGCTGACGTCCGAGATCACCCTCGACGGTGAAACGCACACGGTGACGTTCGAAACCTCACAGCACCTTGGTGACAACCTTGTCCGGGCGATCTCCCTGCAGGCCACCGACGGTCTGGTGAGAGGTGCGGTCGTGCAGGACACCGGCGCACCAATTTCTGTACCTGTTGGCGACGTCGTCAAGGGCCACATCTTCAACGTTCTGGGACAGCCTCTCGATGTTGAAGAGTCCGCACTTGAAATCACCGAGCGTTGGCCCATTCACCGCAAGGCACCGGCGTTCGATCGTCTCGAAGGTTCCACAGAGATGCTCGAAACCGGAATCAAGAGCATAGACTTGCTCACCCCATACATCAAGGGTGGGAAAATTGGGCTCTTCGGCGGAGCTGGTGTTGGCAAGACCGTCTTGATCCAGGAAATGATAACCCGTGTAGCGCGTAACTTTGGTGGTACTTCGGTATTTGCCGGCGTAGGCGAGCGTACACGTGAAGGAAACGACCTCTGGGTCGAGATGGAAGAGGCAAACGTCCTCAAGGACACAGCCTTAGTATTCGGCCAGATGGATGAGCCGCCGGGAACGCGACTGCGCGTTGCACTGTCGGCGCTGACCATGGCGGAGTACTTCCGTGATGTACAGAACCAGGACGTGTTGCTCTTCATCGACAACATTTTCCGGTTTACACAGGCTGGTTCCGAGGTGTCCACGCTGCTTGGCCGCATGCCGTCAGCCGTGGGTTATCAGCCAAACCTGGCGGATGAAATGGGACTGCTTCAGGAGCGCATTACGTCAACCCGAGGTCACTCCATCACGTCCATGCAGGCTGTTTATGTTCCTGCGGATGATTACACGGACCCCGCGCCAGCAGCAACATTCGCGCACTTGGACGCCACAACGGAACTATCACGCGAAATCGCTTCCCGAGGCCTGTATCCAGCGATTGATCCCTTGACCTCGACGTCACGTATTCTCGATCCTCAGTACATTGGCAAGGATCACTACGACACAGCAGTTCGGGTCAAGCAGATCCTTCAGAAGAACAAGGAACTACAGGACATCATAGCGATCCTTGGTGTGGACGAACTGTCGGAAGAAGACAAGATCGTTGTATCCCGTGCTCGCCGTATTCAGCAGTTCCTGTCTCAGAACACCTACACTGCAATTCAGTTCACGGGTGTTGAAGGTTCAACGGTGCCGATCAAGGACACCGTCGAGAGTTTCAAGATGATCTGTAACGGCGATGTGGACCACATCGCGGAGCAGGCATTCTTCAACGTTGGTGGCATGGATGACGTTGAGCGTGCATGGGCCAAGATCCAAGAGCAGACCAGGTAA
- a CDS encoding F0F1 ATP synthase subunit gamma, translating into MGAQLRVYRQKIKSTQSMGKLFKAMELIATSRISKARARVKASLPHANAITRAVSAVASQTELDHPLTTEPEQIRRAAVLIMTSDRGLAGAYSTSVIKKAEQLNELLREEGKEVRSYLVGNKAQQYFQFRKREFERSWLGNTDSPEFETAQEIGRTLLADFTKDYEDGGVDEIHVVYMSFQTMVVQVPTVIRLLPLEVVEEEAAAASDLLPLYEFEPETEQVLDALLPRYIESRIFAALLQAAASELAARQRAMKSASDNADDLVKKFTRLANTARQAEITQELSEIVAGADSLSAS; encoded by the coding sequence ATGGGAGCCCAGCTTCGGGTCTACCGCCAAAAAATAAAGTCCACCCAGTCCATGGGGAAACTTTTCAAGGCGATGGAACTGATCGCTACTTCGCGGATCAGTAAGGCTCGTGCGCGCGTTAAGGCGTCGCTGCCTCATGCGAACGCGATTACCCGCGCGGTTTCGGCTGTGGCGTCACAGACTGAACTCGATCACCCACTGACCACGGAGCCGGAACAGATTCGTCGGGCCGCGGTTCTCATTATGACGTCAGACCGCGGTCTTGCCGGTGCCTATTCAACCAGTGTCATCAAGAAGGCCGAGCAGCTCAACGAGTTGCTACGCGAGGAAGGTAAGGAAGTTCGCTCCTACCTCGTAGGCAACAAGGCCCAACAGTATTTTCAGTTTAGGAAGAGAGAGTTCGAACGTTCATGGCTCGGGAATACTGACTCTCCCGAGTTTGAGACGGCACAGGAAATAGGTCGCACCCTGCTCGCGGACTTCACCAAGGACTACGAAGATGGTGGCGTGGACGAGATCCACGTTGTCTATATGAGCTTCCAGACCATGGTGGTCCAGGTGCCAACGGTCATTCGTTTGCTTCCTCTGGAGGTAGTGGAGGAAGAGGCCGCCGCTGCATCGGATCTGCTGCCACTGTACGAGTTTGAGCCGGAGACTGAGCAGGTGCTCGACGCACTGTTGCCGCGGTATATCGAGTCCAGAATCTTCGCGGCTCTCCTTCAGGCGGCCGCAAGTGAACTGGCCGCCCGTCAGAGGGCAATGAAGTCCGCCAGTGACAACGCAGACGACCTGGTCAAGAAGTTCACCCGTTTGGCCAATACGGCTCGGCAGGCTGAAATCACCCAGGAACTTTCGGAAATCGTTGCGGGTGCGGACTCCCTGAGCGCGTCTTGA